One Candidatus Eisenbacteria bacterium genomic window carries:
- a CDS encoding SDR family oxidoreductase, which yields MNSLKSKVALVTGGNRGIGRGIAEALVGEGLVVAITARKEGDATSAAREIGAARGYACDVRRPGDVQALFAALDRDLGGVDVLVNNAGVGHFAPVAEMSVEDWQAVIETNLNGLFYCTREALPRMQARGGGYVFNLSSLAGRHAMVGGGAYCASKHAVNGFSEVLFQEVRHAGIRVTCLMPGSVATAFGRGTADKQEWALQPSDVGEMVVDLLRTSPRALHSRVEMRPARPPKKP from the coding sequence ATGAACTCGTTGAAATCCAAGGTCGCGCTCGTCACCGGCGGCAATCGCGGCATCGGCCGCGGCATCGCCGAAGCGCTCGTGGGCGAGGGCCTGGTGGTCGCGATCACCGCCCGGAAGGAAGGCGACGCCACCTCCGCCGCGCGCGAGATCGGCGCCGCCCGCGGCTACGCGTGCGACGTTCGGCGCCCGGGGGACGTTCAGGCCCTGTTCGCGGCGCTCGACCGTGACCTGGGCGGCGTGGACGTGCTCGTCAACAACGCGGGTGTCGGACACTTCGCGCCGGTCGCCGAGATGAGCGTCGAGGACTGGCAGGCGGTGATCGAGACCAACCTGAACGGCCTCTTCTACTGCACGCGCGAGGCGCTGCCGCGCATGCAGGCGCGCGGCGGCGGCTACGTGTTCAACCTCTCCTCGCTCGCCGGCCGCCACGCGATGGTCGGCGGCGGGGCCTACTGCGCGAGCAAGCACGCGGTCAACGGCTTCAGCGAGGTGCTCTTCCAGGAAGTGCGCCACGCCGGCATTCGCGTGACCTGCCTCATGCCGGGCAGCGTCGCGACCGCGTTCGGCCGCGGCACGGCCGACAAGCAGGAATGGGCGCTTCAGCCGTCCGACGTCGGCGAAATGGTCGTGGACCTGCTGCGCACCTCGCCGCGCGCCCTGCACAGCCGGGTCGAGATGCGTCCGGCGAGGCCCCCGAAGAAGCCCTGA
- a CDS encoding Zn-dependent oligopeptidase: protein MSLARTAIDKMLAVRGPRTIANTLVPYDEALRQLDMAGSQASLAENVLPDRATRNAAEKLSQDVAAYFTELSLNRKVYDALAALDLAGTDPATKYYVTRTLRDFRLAGVNKDDATRARIKQVSDEVVAVGQEFGRNIREDKSTITCTPDELAGLPADYIARHAPGPDGRITLSIEYPDAIPLFAYAKSDDVRRRMYMAYNNRAWPKNMAVLDSLRAKRHELATLLGFPNWADCITADKMVGSAANARGFIDRVVAASADRQAREYEQLLAAKRKEVPDATVVNFWEVNYYKEQVRKADYDFDSQQMRPYLPYDRVKDGILATAAKLFDVEFRRVKDAPVWSPDVECYELWDGGKLAGRFYLDMHPRADKYNHAAQFDIRTGIEGRQIPEAALVCNFPGGTPGDPGLCEISDATTFFHEFGHLLHTMFAGHGRWVGIGGIRTEQDFVEAPSQMLEEWMKSPEVLASFAKNYQTDEPVPADLVRRMNRANAFAKGIDVRRQMVYAGSSLACYDRDPNGVDTDALFSDLVRKYQPFPFVEGTHFQCAFGHLNGYSAVYYTYMWSLVIAKDMFSKFDPAHMLAPGAAKEYRMKVLAPGGSKPAAQLVADFLGRPFNENAWKEWLNRVDQ from the coding sequence CTGTCGCTCGCCAGGACCGCGATCGACAAGATGCTCGCCGTCCGCGGGCCGCGCACGATCGCGAACACGCTCGTCCCCTACGACGAAGCCCTGCGCCAGCTCGACATGGCCGGCTCGCAGGCGAGCCTCGCCGAGAACGTGCTGCCCGACCGGGCGACGCGCAACGCCGCCGAGAAACTGAGCCAGGACGTGGCCGCCTACTTCACCGAGCTGTCGCTCAATCGCAAGGTCTACGACGCGCTCGCCGCGCTCGACCTCGCGGGGACGGACCCCGCCACGAAGTACTACGTCACCCGCACGCTGCGGGACTTCCGTCTCGCCGGCGTGAACAAGGACGACGCGACACGCGCGAGGATCAAGCAGGTCAGCGACGAGGTCGTCGCCGTGGGCCAGGAGTTCGGCCGCAACATCCGCGAGGACAAGTCCACCATCACCTGCACCCCGGACGAGCTGGCGGGACTTCCGGCCGACTACATCGCGCGCCACGCGCCCGGCCCCGACGGCCGCATCACGCTGTCCATCGAGTACCCGGACGCCATCCCGCTGTTCGCGTACGCGAAGAGCGACGACGTGCGGCGGCGGATGTACATGGCGTACAACAACCGGGCGTGGCCGAAGAACATGGCGGTGCTCGACAGCCTGCGCGCGAAGCGCCACGAGCTGGCGACGCTGCTGGGCTTCCCGAACTGGGCCGATTGCATCACCGCCGACAAGATGGTCGGCTCGGCCGCGAACGCGCGCGGCTTCATCGATCGCGTCGTCGCCGCCTCGGCGGACCGGCAGGCGCGCGAGTACGAGCAACTGCTCGCGGCCAAGCGCAAGGAAGTCCCGGACGCGACGGTCGTGAACTTCTGGGAGGTCAATTACTACAAGGAGCAGGTCCGCAAGGCCGACTACGACTTCGACTCCCAGCAGATGCGGCCCTACCTGCCGTACGACCGCGTCAAGGACGGCATCCTCGCGACCGCGGCGAAGCTCTTCGACGTCGAGTTCCGGCGCGTGAAGGACGCCCCGGTGTGGAGCCCGGACGTCGAGTGCTACGAGTTGTGGGACGGGGGCAAGCTCGCGGGACGCTTCTACCTCGACATGCATCCGCGTGCGGACAAGTACAACCACGCCGCCCAGTTCGACATCCGCACCGGCATCGAGGGCCGGCAGATTCCCGAGGCCGCCCTCGTCTGCAACTTCCCGGGCGGCACGCCGGGCGACCCGGGCCTGTGCGAGATCAGCGACGCGACGACCTTCTTCCACGAGTTCGGCCACCTGCTGCACACCATGTTCGCCGGCCACGGCCGCTGGGTCGGCATCGGCGGCATCCGCACCGAGCAGGACTTCGTGGAAGCGCCCTCGCAGATGCTCGAGGAGTGGATGAAGAGCCCCGAGGTCCTGGCCTCGTTCGCGAAGAACTACCAGACGGACGAACCGGTTCCGGCCGATCTGGTCCGGCGCATGAACCGCGCGAACGCCTTCGCCAAGGGGATCGACGTGCGGCGGCAGATGGTCTACGCCGGCTCGTCGCTCGCCTGCTACGACCGCGACCCGAACGGGGTGGACACGGACGCGCTGTTCTCGGACCTGGTCAGGAAGTACCAGCCGTTCCCGTTCGTCGAGGGCACGCACTTCCAGTGCGCCTTCGGCCACCTGAACGGCTACTCGGCCGTCTACTACACGTACATGTGGTCGCTGGTCATCGCCAAGGACATGTTCTCGAAGTTCGACCCGGCCCACATGCTGGCGCCCGGCGCGGCGAAGGAGTACCGCATGAAGGTGCTCGCGCCCGGCGGCTCGAAGCCCGCCGCCCAGCTGGTCGCCGACTTCCTCGGCCGGCCGTTCAACGAAAACGCCTGGAAGGAGTGGCTGAACCGCGTCGACCAGTAG
- a CDS encoding sigma-70 family RNA polymerase sigma factor, which yields MTAPDPESTAALLQRIRAGDEAARERLLQRYLPILRRWAHGRLPAKARGFADTDDLVQITLIRVLKQLERFDPRHEGAFLAYLRRILINAMRDEIARAATRGRQEEPGESLVDRGASPLEHALERDMLERYDRAFERLGEEQQEAVFMRIEMGLSYDEIATAMDKNSANTARMIVARGLARLAENMEEPGGGARS from the coding sequence ATGACCGCCCCGGACCCCGAATCCACCGCCGCCCTCCTGCAGCGCATTCGCGCCGGGGACGAGGCGGCGCGCGAACGGCTGCTGCAGCGCTATCTGCCGATCCTGCGCCGGTGGGCGCACGGCCGGTTGCCGGCGAAGGCCCGCGGCTTCGCCGACACCGACGACCTTGTGCAGATCACCTTGATCCGGGTGTTGAAGCAATTGGAGAGGTTCGATCCCCGGCACGAAGGGGCGTTCCTCGCCTACCTGAGGCGCATCCTGATCAACGCCATGCGCGACGAGATCGCGCGGGCCGCCACGCGCGGCCGCCAGGAGGAGCCGGGCGAGAGCCTCGTGGACCGGGGCGCCTCGCCGCTCGAGCACGCGCTCGAGCGCGACATGCTCGAGCGCTACGACAGGGCGTTCGAAAGGCTGGGCGAAGAGCAACAGGAGGCGGTCTTCATGCGGATCGAAATGGGACTTTCGTACGACGAGATCGCGACCGCGATGGACAAGAACTCGGCGAACACGGCGCGGATGATCGTGGCCCGCGGGCTCGCGCGGCTGGCGGAGAACATGGAGGAGCCCGGTGGCGGCGCCCGAAGCTGA
- a CDS encoding protein kinase, translating to MAAPEADDEGLVAVAGAVADRTPVRWEDECSRTPERAPELARLKELAALEAAMTRVRDGGPREALFTWGALQAVERLGEGSFAEVWRAWDPVLQREVALKLRRDGAAGPAGGRRWIEEARRLARLRHPHVLAVLGADEHEGRAGLWTELIEGVTLEDWIAAQGPLGAREAVAVGLDLCNALAAVHAAGLVHGDVSLRNVMREGRAGAADRSGRIVLMDFGSAREARAGSLAAFGTPAFTAPEVLEGGPADVRSDVYSLGVVLYRLLTARYPVEPGPLDAMRARLARGERTALRDARPDLPGPLVSAVERACDPDRASRFASAAELEQALAGSVPRSREDAPAGRRATRPLALGVTLAALAVVALLAGRALQRRTAPPETSAPTATSDVPARIAAPPAATPAPSAPQLEASLVRVTAGAHEVLRSGDLVAPGDELALELDAREPVHAYVLSEDETGAVFVLFPLAGRGAVNPLAPGPRRLPGSEDGHELSWQVTSAGGRETFLLLASRTPLAPVAEATAGLPQARPETPVAYHPLPPEALARLRGVGGVVAGPPLRTERRASMLAALARDLEDSAAGRPIWLRLVVLENPAP from the coding sequence GTGGCGGCGCCCGAAGCTGACGACGAAGGCCTCGTGGCCGTGGCCGGCGCCGTGGCCGACCGAACGCCCGTGCGCTGGGAGGACGAGTGCTCGCGCACACCCGAGCGCGCTCCCGAACTGGCGCGGCTGAAGGAGCTGGCCGCGCTCGAGGCGGCCATGACGCGCGTGCGCGATGGCGGTCCGCGCGAGGCGCTGTTCACGTGGGGCGCGCTGCAGGCGGTCGAGCGCCTCGGCGAGGGCTCCTTCGCCGAGGTCTGGCGGGCCTGGGATCCGGTGCTTCAGCGGGAAGTGGCGCTCAAGCTGCGCCGCGACGGCGCCGCCGGGCCGGCCGGCGGCCGGCGCTGGATCGAGGAGGCCCGGCGCCTGGCGCGCCTGCGTCACCCGCACGTCCTCGCCGTGCTCGGTGCCGACGAGCACGAAGGTCGCGCGGGCCTGTGGACGGAACTGATCGAGGGCGTGACGCTCGAGGACTGGATCGCGGCGCAGGGCCCGCTCGGCGCGCGCGAGGCGGTGGCGGTCGGGCTCGACCTGTGCAACGCGCTGGCCGCGGTTCACGCGGCCGGGCTCGTGCACGGCGATGTCAGCCTGCGCAACGTGATGCGCGAAGGCCGGGCCGGCGCGGCCGACCGCTCCGGCCGCATCGTGCTCATGGACTTCGGCAGCGCCCGCGAAGCGCGGGCCGGCAGCCTGGCGGCGTTCGGCACGCCCGCCTTCACGGCCCCCGAGGTGCTCGAGGGAGGGCCGGCCGACGTTCGTTCGGACGTCTATTCGCTCGGCGTCGTGCTCTACCGCCTGCTCACGGCCCGCTACCCGGTCGAGCCGGGCCCGCTCGACGCCATGCGCGCCCGCCTCGCGCGCGGCGAACGTACGGCGCTGCGCGACGCCCGCCCGGACCTGCCCGGTCCGCTCGTCTCGGCGGTCGAGCGCGCCTGCGATCCCGATCGGGCGTCGCGTTTCGCGAGCGCGGCCGAACTCGAGCAGGCGCTCGCCGGCTCGGTGCCACGCTCGCGCGAGGACGCGCCCGCCGGCCGGAGGGCGACGCGCCCGCTCGCGCTCGGCGTGACGCTCGCGGCGCTGGCCGTGGTGGCGCTGCTCGCCGGACGCGCGCTGCAGCGGCGGACCGCTCCGCCTGAGACCAGCGCACCGACCGCGACTTCGGACGTACCCGCGCGCATCGCGGCACCGCCGGCTGCGACGCCCGCGCCTTCCGCGCCGCAGCTCGAGGCATCGCTGGTGCGCGTCACGGCGGGCGCACACGAGGTGCTGCGCAGCGGCGATCTCGTCGCGCCCGGCGACGAACTGGCGCTCGAGTTGGACGCGCGCGAGCCGGTGCACGCCTACGTGCTGAGCGAGGACGAAACGGGCGCGGTCTTTGTCCTGTTCCCGCTGGCCGGCCGCGGAGCAGTCAACCCGCTCGCCCCTGGGCCCCGCAGGCTGCCGGGCAGCGAGGACGGCCACGAACTGTCCTGGCAGGTCACCAGCGCCGGCGGACGCGAGACCTTCCTGCTGCTCGCCTCGCGCACGCCCCTCGCGCCCGTCGCCGAGGCCACGGCGGGCCTGCCGCAGGCCCGCCCGGAGACGCCGGTCGCCTACCACCCTTTGCCGCCCGAGGCGCTGGCGCGACTGCGCGGCGTGGGCGGAGTGGTCGCGGGGCCACCCTTGCGGACCGAGCGCCGAGCCAGCATGCTGGCCGCGCTCGCGCGCGACCTCGAGGACTCGGCCGCAGGCAGGCCCATCTGGCTGCGCCTCGTCGTGCTCGAGAATCCCGCTCCCTGA
- a CDS encoding CHAT domain-containing protein, with amino-acid sequence MPTGRAAWILLLLAAAPGVAAAAARTPDSLAFVREGFATRGTDPAVVALAERVLTRRAAGRGARAGDVAEAWEWLGRLRLLRVEYTAADTAFQRAVELRRGARPADARASADALGWLAEAQRVTKQLARAETTAVASLAAFARLSPPDTASEIRVRGTLGNVHAERGRGPLAVAELERVVELASGRHAPDSLQLGQALRNLGRARSVAGDLRGALADFDHAAEVQEASRGAARAQLATTLMLSAMTASSLGDGVAARRAAERALAIREQVFGPDHPAVAVTLSTLGGAHRLLGDDEGAIPLYERAVDVMRAAPRPNPFDFALALNNLGNACLATGDGERARRCLLEARRVRERAFGPGSGSGTYSRTRLAEALLLLGQPDSAAAELAPALAGLRANAGPQSDLDLGDALAIGGRIDWALGRRAEAIAAFGDAAARRAAAAGVGSPYTLETLALRAAARLATGDREGALADARRIEEASRDLLSHSARSLAEHEALALERRRASGLDVWLTLATDSPGLDAQGRRDLADAVVRARLLVLDQLAEERRALRDERPALAPAARELKSARDALASALVEALRQDRAPDSVATRARRRREAAELALARQSEVFAVSLRRAGAGLAEVAAQLGPGTALVSFVRYVPPATLGEARDSAPARYAALVTHAGGAAPEVVALGDAARIEAAVARWLEACATPPPAGDALARAAERRCDALGRTVYDRVWSPLAPRLANARRVFVVPDGVLHAVNFLALPSPRGGRLVERGAVLHRLTAERDLLPWPGEPAGRGLLAMGGADFDRSTGTIPLLASATARSTAGTPHLRFAPLPQTAAEVGEVAALWRASGVADAADVRVWTGAEATEAEFERAAPGRRVLHLATHGFALGDTAAATAALAGVRGVGAVTAGGPGPGLLRRAPLLPGLALAGANAPSAEGVEDGFLTAEEITSLDLSGVEWAVLSACETGRPDPAAAEAVQGLQRAFRRAGVRTVIMSLWAVDDATTREWMRGLYEARLLRGLDTAEATTEACRGWLRARRARRLDTHPFRWAAFVAAGDWR; translated from the coding sequence ATGCCGACGGGACGTGCCGCCTGGATCCTGCTGCTGCTCGCCGCCGCGCCGGGCGTCGCCGCGGCGGCCGCGCGCACGCCCGATTCGCTCGCGTTCGTGCGGGAGGGATTCGCCACGCGCGGCACCGACCCGGCGGTCGTGGCGCTCGCCGAGCGCGTGCTGACCCGTCGTGCGGCCGGGCGCGGGGCGCGGGCAGGCGACGTCGCCGAGGCCTGGGAATGGCTCGGCCGACTGCGGCTGCTGCGCGTCGAGTACACCGCCGCGGACACCGCGTTCCAGCGCGCGGTCGAACTGCGTCGCGGCGCCCGGCCCGCGGACGCGCGCGCGAGCGCCGACGCGCTCGGCTGGCTCGCCGAGGCGCAGCGCGTCACCAAGCAGCTCGCCCGCGCCGAAACCACCGCGGTCGCCTCGCTGGCGGCCTTCGCCCGCCTCTCGCCACCGGACACCGCGAGCGAGATTCGCGTGCGCGGGACCCTGGGCAACGTCCACGCCGAGCGCGGCCGTGGCCCGCTCGCGGTGGCCGAGCTCGAGCGCGTGGTGGAGCTGGCGTCGGGTCGCCACGCGCCCGACTCGCTGCAACTCGGGCAGGCGCTTCGCAATCTGGGTCGCGCCCGCTCGGTGGCGGGCGACCTGCGCGGCGCGCTCGCGGATTTCGATCATGCCGCCGAAGTTCAGGAAGCTTCGCGCGGGGCGGCCCGGGCGCAACTCGCCACGACGCTCATGCTCTCGGCGATGACCGCCTCGTCGCTCGGCGACGGCGTCGCCGCGCGGCGCGCGGCCGAGCGCGCGCTGGCGATTCGCGAACAGGTGTTCGGTCCGGACCACCCGGCGGTGGCCGTGACGCTGTCCACGCTGGGCGGCGCGCACCGGCTGCTCGGTGACGACGAGGGCGCGATCCCGCTCTACGAGCGAGCGGTGGACGTCATGCGCGCGGCGCCGAGGCCGAACCCCTTCGACTTCGCGCTGGCGCTCAACAACCTCGGCAACGCCTGCCTGGCGACGGGCGACGGCGAGCGCGCCCGGCGCTGCCTGCTCGAGGCGCGGCGGGTGCGCGAGCGCGCGTTCGGGCCGGGCTCGGGCAGCGGGACTTACAGCCGCACGCGCCTGGCGGAAGCGCTGCTGCTGCTGGGCCAGCCCGACTCCGCCGCCGCCGAGCTCGCGCCCGCGCTCGCCGGGCTTCGCGCCAACGCGGGGCCGCAGTCCGATCTCGATCTGGGCGACGCGCTGGCGATTGGCGGGCGGATCGACTGGGCGCTCGGCCGTCGCGCCGAGGCGATCGCGGCGTTCGGCGACGCCGCGGCCCGGCGTGCGGCGGCCGCGGGCGTGGGCTCGCCCTACACGCTCGAGACGCTGGCCCTGCGGGCCGCCGCGCGCCTCGCGACCGGCGACCGCGAGGGCGCGCTGGCCGACGCCCGGCGAATCGAGGAGGCGAGCCGCGACCTGCTCTCGCACAGCGCCCGTTCGCTCGCCGAGCACGAGGCTCTGGCGCTCGAGCGCCGGCGCGCGTCGGGCCTCGACGTCTGGCTGACGCTGGCGACGGATTCCCCGGGCCTCGACGCGCAGGGGCGGCGCGATCTGGCCGACGCGGTCGTGCGCGCGCGGCTGCTCGTGCTCGACCAGCTCGCCGAGGAGCGCAGGGCGCTGCGGGACGAGCGGCCGGCGCTCGCGCCGGCCGCCCGCGAGCTGAAGAGCGCGCGCGACGCGCTGGCGAGCGCGCTCGTCGAGGCCCTGCGCCAGGACCGCGCGCCGGACTCGGTGGCGACCCGCGCGCGGCGGCGGCGCGAGGCGGCCGAACTCGCGCTCGCCCGGCAGAGCGAGGTCTTCGCGGTCAGCCTGAGGCGCGCCGGCGCCGGGCTGGCGGAGGTCGCGGCACAGCTCGGGCCGGGCACGGCGCTGGTTTCATTCGTGCGGTACGTCCCGCCCGCCACGCTGGGCGAAGCGCGCGACTCCGCTCCCGCGCGCTACGCGGCCCTCGTCACGCACGCCGGCGGCGCGGCGCCCGAGGTGGTGGCGCTCGGCGATGCGGCCCGGATCGAAGCGGCGGTCGCACGCTGGCTCGAGGCGTGCGCCACGCCGCCACCCGCCGGCGATGCGCTCGCCCGCGCGGCCGAGCGACGCTGCGACGCCCTCGGCCGCACCGTCTACGACCGGGTGTGGTCGCCGCTCGCGCCCCGGCTGGCGAACGCACGGCGCGTGTTCGTCGTGCCCGACGGCGTGCTGCACGCCGTCAACTTCCTCGCCCTGCCCTCGCCGCGTGGAGGCCGCCTCGTCGAGCGCGGAGCGGTGCTGCACCGGCTCACCGCGGAGCGCGATCTGCTGCCCTGGCCCGGAGAGCCCGCGGGCCGCGGACTGCTGGCGATGGGCGGTGCCGACTTCGATCGCTCCACCGGCACCATCCCGCTGCTCGCCTCGGCCACCGCGCGCTCCACGGCCGGGACGCCGCACCTTCGGTTCGCGCCGCTCCCGCAGACGGCGGCCGAGGTCGGCGAGGTGGCCGCGCTGTGGCGGGCCTCCGGGGTTGCCGACGCCGCCGACGTGCGCGTATGGACCGGAGCAGAGGCCACCGAGGCCGAGTTCGAGCGGGCCGCGCCCGGCAGGCGCGTGCTGCACCTGGCCACGCACGGCTTCGCGCTCGGCGACACGGCCGCCGCGACGGCCGCACTCGCGGGGGTCCGCGGCGTCGGCGCGGTCACGGCCGGCGGCCCGGGCCCGGGACTTCTTCGCCGCGCGCCGCTGCTGCCCGGGCTCGCGCTCGCGGGCGCGAACGCGCCCTCGGCGGAGGGCGTCGAGGACGGATTCCTGACCGCGGAGGAGATCACCTCGCTCGACCTCTCCGGGGTCGAATGGGCCGTGCTCTCGGCGTGCGAAACCGGCCGCCCGGACCCGGCGGCGGCCGAGGCCGTGCAGGGACTTCAGCGGGCCTTCCGCAGAGCCGGGGTTCGCACGGTGATCATGAGCCTGTGGGCGGTGGACGACGCGACCACGCGCGAATGGATGCGCGGACTGTACGAAGCGCGCCTGCTGCGCGGGCTCGACACGGCGGAAGCGACCACGGAGGCCTGCCGCGGGTGGCTGCGGGCGCGCCGGGCGCGGCGGCTGGACACGCACCCGTTCCGTTGGGCGGCGTTCGTCGCCGCCGGCGACTGGCGCTGA
- the lipA gene encoding lipoyl synthase produces MSDFDTTPPDDQPLVPIGEPAATIGVYGAPRPAVPERVPLQPRTKGCASGAGSLGAVEPGEFRRLPPWLKIQLPGQGEYAETKSLLRGQRLVTVCEEARCPNLGHCWARGTATIMILGELCTRRCGFCAVAPGRPNGWVDWDEPRRVGEGVAAMNLRHTVITSVARDDLKDGGSTIFAMVIREIRRRSKTVVEVLIPDFRGSLEDLQRVMDARPEVINHNVETVRRLHPVVRPSARYDRSLELLRRVKESGTGIKSKSGIMLGLGETDDEVLRTLEDLRAHGCDLLTIGQYLRPSRLHLPVAEYVHPDKFAHWKRVADGLGFEGAASGPLVRSSYHADLLAGTVRPGETSKAD; encoded by the coding sequence ATGAGCGATTTCGACACGACCCCGCCCGACGATCAGCCGCTCGTCCCGATCGGCGAGCCGGCCGCCACGATCGGCGTCTACGGCGCTCCGCGGCCGGCGGTGCCCGAGCGCGTGCCGCTTCAGCCGCGCACGAAGGGCTGCGCCTCCGGCGCGGGCTCGCTCGGAGCGGTCGAGCCCGGCGAGTTCCGCCGGTTGCCGCCGTGGCTCAAGATCCAGCTGCCGGGCCAGGGCGAGTACGCCGAGACGAAGTCGCTGCTTCGCGGCCAGCGGCTCGTGACCGTCTGCGAGGAGGCCCGCTGCCCGAACCTCGGCCACTGCTGGGCGCGCGGCACGGCGACCATCATGATCCTGGGCGAGCTGTGCACGCGGCGCTGTGGATTCTGCGCGGTGGCGCCGGGCCGGCCGAACGGCTGGGTGGATTGGGACGAGCCCCGCCGCGTCGGGGAGGGCGTCGCGGCGATGAACCTGCGTCACACGGTGATCACCTCGGTCGCGCGCGACGACCTGAAGGACGGCGGCAGCACGATCTTCGCCATGGTCATCCGCGAGATTCGCCGGCGTTCGAAGACGGTGGTCGAGGTGCTGATCCCCGACTTCCGCGGCAGCCTCGAGGATCTGCAACGCGTCATGGACGCGCGGCCCGAGGTCATCAACCACAATGTCGAGACCGTGCGGCGGCTGCACCCGGTCGTGCGTCCGAGCGCCCGCTACGACCGCTCGCTCGAACTGCTCCGGCGCGTCAAGGAGAGCGGCACGGGCATCAAGTCCAAGAGCGGCATCATGCTCGGCCTCGGCGAGACCGACGACGAGGTGCTGCGCACGCTCGAGGACCTGCGCGCGCACGGCTGCGACCTGCTGACGATCGGCCAGTACCTGCGGCCGTCCAGGCTGCACCTGCCGGTCGCCGAGTACGTGCATCCGGACAAGTTCGCGCACTGGAAGCGCGTCGCGGACGGCCTCGGCTTCGAGGGCGCCGCGAGCGGTCCGCTGGTGCGCTCGAGCTACCATGCCGACCTGCTCGCCGGCACGGTCAGGCCGGGGGAGACCTCGAAGGCGGATTAG
- the nadA gene encoding quinolinate synthase NadA, translating to MLGPAALPAGARPFSDYVALDAEEIRRRTLAARAKLAEKVVILGHHYQREAVIEFADFRGDSFRLAQIATAQDAAEYIVFCGVHFMAEAADVLRGPRQTVILPDLKAGCSMADMASLEHVEEAWDALLAAHGDVFTPVTYMNSTAAIKAFCGAHGGVVCTSSNASKVLEWAWARKPKVLFFPDQHLGRNSAYSMGVPLEHMAEWDWRATDPRAGNAAALRPETRIVLWKGFCSVHTKFAKAMVDEVRAADPAVRVLVHPECPFDVVRAADLVGSTSYIVEQVRAAAPGAHWAIGTEINLVHRLALEHPEQTIHSLQKNVCPCATMNRIDPAHLLWTLENLVDGKVVNPIRVPEDVRRDARTALDRMLALKGTGAVAIGAAAPGTGR from the coding sequence ATGCTCGGACCCGCGGCGCTGCCCGCGGGCGCGCGGCCGTTCTCGGACTACGTCGCGCTCGACGCGGAGGAGATCCGGCGGCGGACGCTCGCCGCGCGCGCGAAGCTGGCGGAAAAGGTCGTGATCCTCGGGCATCACTACCAGCGTGAGGCCGTCATCGAGTTCGCCGATTTCCGCGGCGACTCGTTCCGGCTCGCACAGATCGCCACCGCGCAGGATGCGGCCGAGTACATCGTCTTCTGCGGCGTGCACTTCATGGCCGAGGCCGCCGACGTGCTGCGCGGCCCGCGGCAGACGGTGATCCTGCCGGACCTCAAGGCCGGTTGCTCGATGGCCGACATGGCGTCGCTCGAACACGTCGAGGAGGCGTGGGACGCGCTGCTCGCCGCGCACGGCGACGTCTTCACGCCCGTCACGTACATGAACTCGACCGCCGCGATCAAGGCGTTCTGCGGCGCCCACGGAGGCGTCGTCTGCACGTCGAGCAACGCCTCGAAGGTGCTCGAGTGGGCGTGGGCGAGGAAGCCCAAGGTGCTGTTCTTCCCCGACCAGCACCTCGGCCGGAACTCCGCCTACTCGATGGGCGTGCCGCTCGAGCACATGGCCGAGTGGGACTGGCGCGCCACCGACCCGCGGGCCGGCAACGCCGCCGCGTTACGGCCGGAGACGCGCATCGTGCTGTGGAAGGGTTTCTGCTCGGTGCACACCAAGTTCGCGAAGGCGATGGTGGACGAAGTGCGCGCCGCGGACCCGGCGGTCCGGGTCCTGGTGCACCCGGAGTGCCCGTTCGACGTCGTGCGCGCGGCGGACCTCGTCGGCTCGACCTCGTACATCGTCGAGCAGGTCCGCGCCGCGGCGCCCGGCGCGCACTGGGCGATCGGCACCGAGATCAACCTCGTACACCGGCTGGCGCTCGAGCATCCGGAGCAGACGATTCACTCGCTGCAGAAGAACGTCTGTCCGTGCGCCACCATGAACCGCATTGACCCCGCGCACCTGCTGTGGACGCTGGAGAACCTGGTGGACGGCAAGGTGGTGAACCCGATTCGCGTTCCCGAGGACGTGCGCCGCGACGCGCGCACCGCCCTCGACCGCATGCTGGCGCTGAAGGGCACCGGCGCGGTCGCGATCGGCGCCGCGGCCCCGGGGACCGGACGATGA
- a CDS encoding DUF2203 domain-containing protein — translation MRITLFTVEEANQALVRLRPELERLRGRKRDFDRLGTRLDVLQVATSGAAPGNADAVELREVSERRRRLGDSLSRAVASLHETGVLVKDLDQGLCDFYALAGDRLVFLCWRLGETEVGHWHSLEEGFSGRRPLKNAGLE, via the coding sequence GTGCGCATCACGCTCTTCACCGTCGAGGAAGCCAACCAGGCGCTCGTCCGGCTGCGGCCGGAACTCGAGCGGCTGCGCGGCCGCAAGCGGGACTTCGACCGTCTCGGCACGCGCCTCGACGTGCTGCAGGTCGCGACCAGCGGCGCCGCGCCCGGAAATGCCGACGCGGTCGAACTGCGCGAGGTTTCCGAGCGCCGCCGCCGGCTCGGCGACTCGCTGTCGCGCGCCGTGGCGTCCCTGCACGAGACCGGTGTGCTGGTGAAGGACCTGGATCAGGGCCTGTGCGACTTCTACGCGCTCGCCGGCGACCGGCTGGTGTTCCTGTGCTGGCGGCTCGGCGAGACGGAAGTCGGCCACTGGCACTCGCTCGAGGAAGGCTTCTCCGGCCGGCGGCCGCTCAAGAACGCGGGCCTCGAATGA